AAAAGCTAATGCACGGCTTTGCTGCAGTGGACAGAAGAGGATTGGGGCAGGCCTTCCTTCTGCACAACAGTCTTTGGTGGAAAATGCTGGTGTGATCACACTGTCCCGTGCTCACTACTCTGCTTTTTACTGCTCTGGGGGGGAGTGAGGACCCCAGTGGGCAGAGGAGAAATCCGATTTTGTTCAGATAATATGGCTTTCTTTGCTTGGGCTTTGTCCtgttgataaaaataaaagggagagatGTTAAAATGAGAAGATGGTATGCATTGGGCTTCACTCTCTATATACTTTTCCTACAGAGCAAATCagggaaaaaaatagcaaagaacAATCTAAAGTTTTCTGGTCTACATGATATTTAAACATAGCAATAGCTATTGGCAAGAAATTTTCTTTAAAGGCAATAACGAAATTGGTATCTTTCTAGGACATGTGGAGCATGCCTGAGGAAAAGTAAAGAGGTTGTTTAGAtagctttatgatttttttctggggAAATAAATACTGAAACAAAGAGCAATACTGACCAGCAAATCCAAGCTGTTTATGTGGGTCTGTATGTTGTGTGCATCTTCAGCAGGAACTCCCCTGAAATGCTTAAGTTTTGAACTTCCTGTCTCCCTTATAACCATGGCAAATGGAACCATCCACTTGACACACTTCTCTATGTCGTACCACTGATATCCTGAAAAGAGAACATATTTTAGGCCCAATATGGAGTTGACAATTGGCTTACAGTTTTATGCACTTTGTGAACTCACTGGAAAGCCAATGTACCTGAAACTTTTTGCATCAGTTCAGTTGAAGAGAAATGATACATGGCAGAAGCAGCAAGTACACCATAAGAAAATTCTAAGCAGCCAACATCTAGGACGCAGAGATCTAAAAGctatggagaagaaaaaaacaatgaaagagctGACATACATCTCTTCTAGAGTTATTCTATCTAACTGTGTGGTAGGTAGCCCTACAGAGGTAATGGAGCCACTTACCTCTGCAATTTGTATGAAGATCTGCTGGGGATACTGTGGCAGTAGCACTTCATATAAGTCATTTAGATATGCAACCTGCATGTATACATTCAGCCAGGATACAATCGTCAGGGGACTTAAATGCCACTTAAGGGcctaaaggaaaacagaaaaaagacaaatcgttgagtaaagaaaaaaagatgtttccacTCCTGTGGGAGACTGCATTCCCTCAAAAACCAGTAAGGTCCGTGCCACAATTTGTCTAGGTGAAGAACACTTAGCCAGATCACTCATAATTCGTGTACAAAAGATATTATGTATGTGTTTAAAAATGACTGAGAAATTAACTTGTAACCTACCTTCATAATGACTAATTCCATGTTAAGAATATCATCTACTGTACAAGCACCATCTGTAACATAAGCAAACTGGTGCAACTTTGGAGGATAGATTtcctaaaacagaataaaaaagatagTACTAGTCAAAGCCAATTCCtaatagttttaatttattatatGCATCCAAAATTATCTTAGCACTTTGGcatggaaagaaagggaaagtgtATACTGATGGGATAGAGAGCTATTCCAGTGGCTCAAAATAGGTTAAAATAGTGAAATACATGAATTAtccacccccacccaaaaaacacaacaaaaactaAACTTTGTTTCTTTACTCATtgagaatatttttgaaattttgagttttgaaattttacttttacaaTAATATGCTGAAAGTTGGACCCATCATCCTTCTATAATCACATCAAATTTTTAATCCCCTTTAACTGACCAACATTCAAACCACATCTATAGCCCAAAAGCAAGTTTCAACGGCATGGAGTCCATATCCTAAATAATATCATCATGAAAGAGCTCAAAGTTCAATTTTTGCTTAAGGAAACTGTTAACCTGAGCATCCTAAATACTTACCACCCCTCTCTTCTTGATTACTTTCAGGTCTGTTTGGCATGGTCCTTAACTTTAACAGGCCTCAAACTAGAAAactttatatattataaacaaaTAACCCACCCCTTGACCTAATTTCAGTGGAGCTCAAGAAAAGGCACATGGTatataacaaatatttgaaaaatatttacctCAAGTTTGGCAGCAATAAACAAAGATGAAATCCCAATAAGTTGCAAAAGTGTTTTTACAACATTTTGTTGTGTTGCCATATATCGATCAAAGAAATCTTGTGCCAAGTAAAATGTCTCCCTGTGAAGCTTATAGACTTCACACACCtgaaaaaatattcagtaaattttaaaacagttgaggaaaaaaaagacaaaaaaataaacttgtCACGAGTTTTGGTGAAGGACAACAAGGTCGAACAAAGAGAAACAACTCTGCTTCCATTAAAGGATTGTCACACCTTGTTTGCCCTTAAGAACACGCACACTGACAGGCTGAAACTCAGATATGAGGATTACATACTAGTAAGAGAAATACCTTACTATAACTAAGGACTGGGAGATGGATTTCACAGGCTGGTGAAAGCAACACTTTCAGAATAAACCGAATTATCTCAAAGAATGCTTTGCCCTTTTTAAGTTTCAGTATGACTTGAGAACTACAGTATTTCTTCACAACTGGACAATAATAAGAAAGTTTTAAAGTTGGTACACATTAAAGACTACAAAATGTCTAAGATACTGTAAATCACAAGCCTTTCTAAAAATGCATTCAACtgtggtatagccatacaatgaaGTATTATTCAGTGATGAAATAAAATGAGCTATCAAGCTACTGGAAGAAATGGGGGACTCCTAAATACAAGGGAAATACAAGGGAAAGAAACCAGAGTGAAAATGCTACAAATTTCATGATTCCGactatgacattctggaaaatcaAAATTACAGTGACGATaaaaagattagtggttgccatgGAGTCAGGGGAAGGATGAATAGGTGGCACTCAGTATGTTTTTATGGCAACAATACTTTTGTATGATCTTGGCATGGTAGACACATGACTTCATGATTTACCAAAATCCACAGAACTATACTATGGAGAGAACCCTACTGCAAAcaatggactttagttaataatgtatcactagtgatcaatgaaagggagtggtaaggagtatagaaaaaaaatagggggaacaaaggttaaaatatattgggtagatggaaatattagtggtctatgagagggaggggtaaggggtatggtatgtatgagatttttctgttttctttttatttcttcttctggagtgatgcaaatgttctaaaacatgatcatggtgatgaatatactactatgtgatgatattgtgaggcatggattgtataccatgtatggaatatttgcatgttaatcagatttgtttgtatgttgttttggcttgtcaattaaaaaaataatgtatcaatattggttcatcggTAGTAAAaacataccacactaatgcaagatggtaataaaagaagaaactgtgTGTATAGTGGCAGGGGTATATAGGACACTGTACtatctgcacaatttttctgtaaactgaaaaaattctaaaaaaaaaaaagtgtatttaaaaaaacattagacGGAAAGATCCAGAGACCCAAGTTCTAATTTAGGCTTTAGCCTTGGACAAACCCATTGATCTCAGATATCGCAAACAATAAAATTAGGACAATACCTGCTTTGCCTATCTCACAAGATTTCTGTGAGGATCTGGTAAAATACCATATACCATGAAGTTGAAAAGGATCAAGGAAATTTTAGGTCTCATCAAACATCTCATTATACATATGAATTTATAATAGGCACTGTCATACCAACACTGCCATTACTAACCAGGGATCTTATATAAGTACAATACATGGGGTTAATAAGTTAAAAGGAGTTGGAGAAATAATGTATAGAACTTGCACAGAAAATTTCATTAAATGCCCAAGTCTATTTCTAAAGTCTAGGTCAAGCCTTATTTAGCTTCAGTTTTTATAAAACAACACAACTAGAACTTGATCAGAAGTGAAACTAGCACTTCTGTTCTCTAAGGAACAAATACCCAGCCTTATTTTGCCCAGCTCATAATTTGGCATATGGGATGAACAGCACCTTCATCACACTCTCAGCTGGGCTAGGGCTGAGAAACGTAACATCAGGACAACAAACATGCCAGTGAATTGTCGATTCCACTAAAGATGTAAAGGTTACCATTCTTTTCTATCCTCTCAATGGTATTACatgacctttttttaaaattgtcttgaaggaaaaaaaacaacaaccaaaacttCAATGCATAATTGCATTCTATAAAATAGAACCTGTCAGATGCAACATTTTTATAAGGATGCCGGAAGCCAGCAAGATTAAAATACACTACACCTAATGCTTCTTTAAGAAACTA
The genomic region above belongs to Tamandua tetradactyla isolate mTamTet1 chromosome 16, mTamTet1.pri, whole genome shotgun sequence and contains:
- the CCNE1 gene encoding G1/S-specific cyclin-E1, whose translation is MPRERKERDAKDRGTMKEEGSADSSVRPRKRKANVAVFLQDPDEEIAKIGRTVRSHCGSQPWDNKIVCENPCSLIPTPDKEEDELVYPDSKYQPQSFTPSRASPLPVLNWANREEVWKIMLNKEKTYLRDKHFMQRHPLLQPKMRAVLLDWLMEVCEVYKLHRETFYLAQDFFDRYMATQQNVVKTLLQLIGISSLFIAAKLEEIYPPKLHQFAYVTDGACTVDDILNMELVIMKALKWHLSPLTIVSWLNVYMQVAYLNDLYEVLLPQYPQQIFIQIAELLDLCVLDVGCLEFSYGVLAASAMYHFSSTELMQKVSGYQWYDIEKCVKWMVPFAMVIRETGSSKLKHFRGVPAEDAHNIQTHINSLDLLDKAQAKKAILSEQNRISPLPTGVLTPPQSSKKQSSEHGTV